A genomic window from Alkalihalobacillus sp. AL-G includes:
- a CDS encoding argininosuccinate synthase produces MNKNKVVLAYSGGLDTSVAVKWIQEKYGYDVIALGLDVGEGKDLEAIKTKALDVGAIKAIMVDAKELLAKDYLLPALKANCLYEGKYPLSSALSRPLISKLLVEVAEQDGAVAVAHGCTGKGNDQVRFEVSIQALNPNLEVLAPVREWGMTRDEEIEYADKHNIPIPVDLDNPYSIDANIWGRACEAGVLENPWNEAPEGAFDWTAPIEMTPDITEYIELGFDKGVPVSLNGEEMELVALIESLNVMGGKHGIGRIDHIENRLVGIKSREVYENPAAILLIQAHKELEFLTLPREVTKFKTQVDQQMAQLVYDGLWYSPLKTALDAFIQDTQKVVSGTIRMKLYKGNFMVVGRKSAHSLYNEALATYSKGDLFDHNAAVGFIKLWGLSTKTYTEVNQKEPAQKGVQSN; encoded by the coding sequence TTGAATAAAAATAAGGTTGTTTTAGCTTATTCAGGTGGTTTGGACACATCTGTTGCGGTGAAATGGATACAAGAAAAATACGGGTATGATGTGATTGCACTAGGTTTGGATGTCGGAGAAGGAAAAGACCTTGAAGCGATCAAAACGAAGGCGCTCGATGTTGGTGCGATTAAAGCGATTATGGTCGATGCGAAGGAGCTGCTTGCAAAGGACTATCTGCTTCCGGCTTTAAAAGCAAACTGTTTGTATGAAGGGAAATATCCGTTATCATCCGCACTTTCCCGACCATTGATCTCGAAGCTGCTTGTTGAAGTAGCCGAACAGGACGGGGCCGTTGCTGTTGCTCATGGCTGTACTGGAAAAGGAAATGATCAGGTTCGATTCGAAGTGTCAATCCAGGCGTTGAACCCGAATCTTGAAGTGTTGGCACCAGTCCGCGAATGGGGGATGACAAGAGATGAGGAAATCGAGTACGCCGATAAGCACAATATTCCGATTCCAGTTGATTTAGATAATCCATATTCGATTGACGCTAACATTTGGGGACGTGCCTGCGAGGCAGGAGTGTTAGAAAATCCATGGAATGAGGCGCCAGAAGGTGCTTTTGATTGGACTGCTCCGATTGAGATGACACCAGATATAACTGAGTATATTGAATTAGGATTTGACAAGGGTGTGCCCGTTTCCCTGAATGGTGAAGAGATGGAACTCGTTGCCCTGATTGAATCGCTAAATGTTATGGGCGGTAAGCATGGAATCGGAAGAATCGATCATATTGAGAATCGTCTCGTCGGAATAAAATCGCGAGAGGTCTATGAAAATCCTGCGGCAATCCTTTTGATCCAAGCCCATAAAGAATTGGAATTTTTGACCTTACCTCGAGAGGTGACAAAGTTCAAAACCCAGGTCGATCAGCAAATGGCACAGCTCGTTTATGATGGACTATGGTATTCACCGCTAAAGACTGCGCTTGATGCTTTTATTCAGGATACACAAAAGGTTGTGTCCGGGACGATAAGAATGAAGCTTTATAAAGGAAATTTCATGGTGGTCGGACGTAAATCTGCACATAGCTTATACAATGAAGCACTTGCAACCTATTCGAAAGGGGATCTATTTGACCACAACGCAGCAGTAGGTTTTATCAAACTGTGGGGGCTATCAACAAAAACCTATACAGAAGTGAATCAAAAGGAACCCGCGCAAAAAGGCGTACAGTCTAACTAA
- the argH gene encoding argininosuccinate lyase: protein MSKLWGGRFTKETNQLVEQFTASISFDQRLAKEDIIGSLAHVQMLAECNIITEEDADTIKSGLQSLQKKISEGALDFHVEHEDIHMNIEKYLIDEIGPVGGKLHTGRSRNDQVATDMHLYLRERTVEFIELIEAVQAALLAQAKDNIDTILPGYTHLQRAQPISFAHHLLAYFWMFERDKERLYDSQKRINVLPLGAGALAGTTFPIDRDRVADLLQFDSVYANSIDAVSDRDFIVEFLSIASITMTHISRLSEELVIWSSQEFGFIELDDSFCTGSSIMPQKKNPDVPELLRAKTGRTYGNLIGLLTVLKGLPLAYNKDMQEDKEGMFDTVETLEGSLKLLAPMIETMMVNRQTMRKAVTEDYSNATDLADYLVTKGLPFREAHEITGRIVLYAIKNQQYLLEVRIEEYKRFSSLFEDDIYEILAPEHVMNARNSLGGTATSQVKKQIVKADSILNQHD, encoded by the coding sequence ATGTCGAAGCTTTGGGGCGGAAGGTTTACAAAAGAAACGAACCAGCTTGTCGAACAATTCACTGCATCTATATCATTCGATCAGCGTTTAGCAAAGGAAGACATAATAGGAAGCCTAGCACACGTTCAAATGCTTGCCGAATGTAACATTATCACGGAGGAAGATGCAGACACAATCAAGTCAGGTCTTCAATCTCTACAAAAAAAGATTTCAGAAGGAGCACTGGATTTTCACGTTGAACATGAAGATATCCATATGAACATAGAAAAGTACTTGATTGATGAAATCGGGCCGGTTGGCGGCAAGCTTCATACTGGCCGTAGCCGAAATGACCAGGTAGCCACCGATATGCATTTATATTTACGGGAAAGAACAGTCGAATTTATTGAATTGATTGAAGCCGTTCAAGCGGCACTCTTAGCACAGGCGAAAGACAACATAGACACTATTTTGCCAGGATATACACATCTACAACGTGCTCAACCCATCTCGTTTGCCCACCACTTGTTGGCGTATTTTTGGATGTTTGAACGAGACAAGGAACGACTGTATGACAGTCAAAAGCGAATTAACGTTCTGCCGCTTGGTGCAGGGGCCTTGGCAGGGACAACGTTTCCGATTGATCGGGACCGGGTGGCAGATCTATTACAGTTTGATTCAGTATATGCGAACAGCATCGATGCAGTAAGCGATCGGGATTTCATTGTTGAGTTCCTTTCAATTGCATCAATCACGATGACTCATATTTCAAGGTTATCTGAGGAACTTGTAATTTGGTCGAGTCAGGAGTTCGGGTTCATCGAGCTGGATGATTCATTTTGTACTGGTTCAAGCATTATGCCGCAGAAGAAGAACCCTGATGTTCCAGAGCTATTACGGGCGAAAACCGGCCGTACATACGGAAACCTTATCGGACTTCTTACGGTATTAAAAGGCTTGCCACTTGCCTACAACAAGGATATGCAGGAGGATAAGGAAGGGATGTTCGACACGGTCGAAACACTCGAAGGCTCCTTGAAGCTTTTAGCTCCGATGATCGAGACGATGATGGTCAATCGCCAAACGATGCGAAAAGCGGTGACAGAGGATTACTCGAATGCGACCGATCTTGCCGATTACCTCGTTACAAAAGGACTTCCATTTCGAGAGGCTCACGAAATCACCGGGAGAATCGTATTGTATGCGATTAAAAATCAACAGTACTTATTGGAGGTAAGAATTGAGGAATATAAGCGGTTCAGCTCATTGTTTGAAGATGACATCTATGAAATTCTTGCACCTGAACATGTGATGAACGCAAGGAACAGCCTTGGTGGTACAGCGACTTCACAGGTCAAAAAGCAAATTGTGAAGGCCGATAGCATACTGAATCAGCATGATTGA
- a CDS encoding glycine betaine ABC transporter substrate-binding protein has product MKKFISTLIITSLAVLSMAGCAGGENGSGGESKGTITFGLNNWAENIAISNMWKVILEEKGYTVKLKSMEKSPVWAGIAQGDLDVSPEVWLPTTDKPLYEEYKDEIALHESWYEGTGLGLVVPKYMDIDSIEQLNAKKDELGLTQLIGIDPGASLMKLTRDAIKEYDLNYELVESSGPAMMSVLDKAYNNEEPVIVTLWNPHWAFAEYELKYLKDPKKVYGEPDDIYFMTRKGFKEDFPEVLKWMNNWEMDDQSLGELMAVINENDDALEGAKQWVKDNQDLVDEWIN; this is encoded by the coding sequence ATGAAAAAATTCATTTCTACACTTATTATAACCTCACTTGCGGTTCTATCAATGGCAGGCTGTGCTGGCGGTGAGAATGGAAGCGGCGGAGAAAGCAAAGGGACCATTACCTTCGGATTGAACAACTGGGCGGAAAACATTGCGATATCAAATATGTGGAAGGTCATCCTTGAAGAGAAGGGTTATACGGTCAAATTGAAATCGATGGAAAAGTCTCCTGTATGGGCTGGCATTGCACAAGGTGATCTGGATGTGTCCCCTGAAGTTTGGCTGCCTACAACAGATAAACCATTATACGAAGAATATAAAGACGAAATCGCACTTCATGAATCATGGTATGAAGGGACAGGGTTGGGATTGGTCGTTCCAAAATATATGGACATTGATAGTATTGAGCAGTTGAATGCTAAGAAAGATGAGCTTGGACTTACTCAATTAATAGGAATTGACCCAGGTGCAAGCTTGATGAAACTGACACGTGATGCGATCAAAGAGTATGATTTGAATTACGAACTGGTCGAAAGTTCCGGTCCTGCGATGATGAGTGTATTAGATAAAGCCTATAATAATGAAGAGCCGGTCATCGTAACACTATGGAATCCACACTGGGCGTTCGCCGAGTATGAACTCAAATACTTAAAAGATCCAAAAAAGGTTTATGGAGAACCAGATGACATTTATTTCATGACGAGAAAAGGGTTCAAAGAGGACTTTCCTGAAGTTCTGAAATGGATGAACAATTGGGAAATGGATGACCAATCTCTAGGTGAACTGATGGCAGTCATCAATGAAAACGATGATGCACTAGAAGGAGCCAAGCAGTGGGTTAAGGATAATCAGGACCTTGTTGATGAGTGGATAAACTAA
- a CDS encoding Type 1 glutamine amidotransferase-like domain-containing protein produces the protein MVLLSSLTESLNPNLEARLKQIIQLGKARLGYIPSQYDRERFYFEKMKPNLERIGFREFLYCDIDQEHDEENKERLHQCDAVFLSGGNTFYFLGNLQKRGLVSFLTEYVRDGGMLIGVSAGAMVMSTTIDVAGIIDPNDVQLEDTRGFDLVQLHFLPHYSKEVHWDDLENFSKRHELPVYGCKDDSGIIVEDDRVERFGQVVKIG, from the coding sequence ATGGTTTTACTCAGCAGCTTGACGGAAAGTCTGAATCCAAACCTGGAGGCTAGGCTTAAGCAGATAATTCAGTTGGGGAAGGCACGTTTAGGCTATATTCCCTCCCAATATGATCGGGAAAGGTTTTATTTTGAAAAAATGAAGCCGAATTTGGAGCGAATTGGATTCCGAGAATTTTTGTATTGCGACATCGATCAGGAGCATGATGAGGAAAATAAGGAACGGTTGCATCAATGTGATGCGGTTTTTCTTTCGGGTGGTAACACGTTTTACTTTCTGGGTAATCTTCAAAAAAGGGGTCTTGTTTCATTTTTAACTGAGTATGTAAGGGACGGAGGAATGTTGATCGGTGTCAGTGCTGGTGCGATGGTGATGAGCACGACGATTGACGTTGCAGGTATTATTGACCCGAACGATGTACAATTGGAAGACACTCGTGGGTTTGACCTTGTTCAGTTGCACTTTTTACCACATTATTCAAAGGAAGTACATTGGGATGATCTTGAAAATTTTTCAAAGCGACATGAACTTCCTGTTTATGGATGTAAGGATGATTCTGGTATCATCGTTGAGGATGATCGGGTCGAACGTTTTGGTCAAGTAGTGAAAATCGGATAG
- a CDS encoding metalloregulator ArsR/SmtB family transcription factor, producing the protein MPEDDVCRVTCVHEDKVNQINRDIEKQDTMSVAKIFKALSDDTRIKIAYALSIENELCVCDVSNIVNCTVATASHHLRLLRNMGLAKYRKEGKLVYYSLDDDHVRKIIQTAFSHIEEGKHLDTATKS; encoded by the coding sequence ATGCCAGAGGATGATGTATGTAGAGTGACCTGTGTCCATGAGGATAAGGTCAATCAAATCAACAGGGATATTGAAAAGCAGGATACAATGTCTGTTGCGAAAATTTTTAAGGCACTTTCGGATGATACTAGGATTAAGATTGCATACGCCTTATCGATTGAAAATGAGCTTTGTGTTTGTGATGTTTCTAATATTGTCAATTGTACTGTCGCAACAGCTTCTCACCATTTACGGCTGCTGCGCAACATGGGACTCGCTAAATACCGTAAAGAAGGAAAACTTGTGTACTATTCCTTGGATGATGATCATGTCCGAAAAATAATCCAAACTGCTTTTTCCCATATTGAGGAGGGGAAACATCTTGACACAGCAACAAAAAGTTAA